In Schizosaccharomyces osmophilus chromosome 1, complete sequence, the genomic window AGACTCGGTGgaaccaaaaagaactgTTTGAATATTTCTTTCAGGCCATTTGTTTTGGAGTATGGATTCCAACTTGCGGACAAATTGATATCGTTTTTGAACACCATCTTCGTCCAAGACAATCGTATGAAAAAACTCGTTTAACTGAGACGTTAGGTGCTCTGTATCCACGTGAGATAACGGTTGTAAGGATAGAGGGTTTACAGGAAGTAAAGGATCCGTCCCTAAACTATATGGAATACGTCGTCGATATTGAATAGAACGGGTTTCATGCTTACAACCACCGTTTACGGAAGACACGTTCATTTCGCGACAAGCTTTCTCGGTTTTTAAAGGACACTGTGTTGTTTCCCTTTTAGTCTGGCTCGTAAATACCTACTAGAGAAGCTTTGGTCTGTTACCAAAACAGTTCGAATCAGTTCGGCTTTCAAATGCGTTCTGGCAAGACGAGATAAGCTAAAACAACAATTCAATCCTTCTAGCAGGTAACCTACAACGAGACTCTTCTTATTAACAGCAGACGAGTTTCTATGCCTTTCTTCACGTAAGACTAGTtaatatccaaaatttcCGCCAGTGTTGGTTATGAGCAACGTAGCTTGGTCTGTATCAATGAGCAGCCAATGTGGAAGATcataacaaagaaactctATGTAGTGATAATAGACCATGGAGAGTACCAAGGAGGTAATGACAGTAATAGTTGAtgtcaaaaataaaagtaaagagGTGGCTTTCTTTCGTTACATTATGTTATGTAGGAACATTTACTGTTCTTACTCTGTATGTACTTGAATCGTATAGAGGGCAAGCAATATAAGTTTATTTCCGAAATAACACTGCTCTTGTAGGTTGCATTGAATTATCTATTCATTCATCATTCATAATTCATGACAGCTAGCTCTAGCGTTTCCCGTACACTGCTAATATAGATGAATCGTTCTTCCTTACAGAATTTACATACACCTTCCTTACAGTTGACTTGGAAGCAAACAaggtaaaaacaaaaatttggaCAAGCCAGAACTCGAATCTGGGACCTCTTCCATGCTAAGGAAGCGTGATAACCATCTACACCACATGCCCTTGTTCTTCTACTATTAAGAAGGCTCATTTGTATAGGTAGAGCAAGCTACTCTCATCAAGGCCAGAATACCGACCTAACTAACAGTCAACTGACTGAGATTACGCAGCACACTTCATGCTCCATCATACTACCGTTATCACTACACGACTTGCTTGCAATAGTTACAtgttcaaaaacaattcatCCGTCCAGCACCACTAGTATGAAAGATAATTATAGATGTTTCTCATCCCAAATCCACTATATTCATTACAGTTTTACCACAACAATTATAGAGAATTCAGAACACGTCAGAAAACGCCAACTACCCTACATGTTACGaccaaaaaggaaacataACATGCAAGAGATCATCGCCTTGAACAGATGCTAAAACCGCCTGATCCAAAAAGGATCCAGCAACCAACCATCCATTCAGTAAGAAAGTATTATCTCACTCTTCGGGCAATGGCGCTACTAATCATCATCCGTGTTGAGTTCTGTGGCTAGGTTAGGAAACCCAAGCCGGACGTATACTATAGAAATGATCCATTGGAGTATCGTCGATGGTTATTAATGAAGCAAAAGCTCCCATATTTATACTATTCGGATTCCCAAAAAACAGTCACAGTCTAACAAAAAACAGACACAAAAGCAGTCCTCGTTGGCGAATCACAGACCGAGGAAGGCTGTAGAAGTTTGCTGTCGTAAAATACTAAAGAGATTTAGCATACGGGGTAGTGGCACGGAAAATGAGCTTAACGAACGATTTTGCATTTTGGTaatcaaagagaaaagtttgCATCTGTTAGGCTTATTATTACTTTCAAAAGTTTGCTGTTCTTTGTGAAagattctaaaaaaaatataaaataataaaaaccCATTTTCTGTAggtttttttggttttgttaCTTTTGTCACTTTGGTACTTTGGCCTCCTCTGATTACTACCTTTTAGTACTCTACACCAACTAACCAACGAGGAAAATTGGGAATCATGTCAGAAACGACATCTGTAAACATGTATGTTTCAAACATTAGGAAAAATGAATGCTAATAGAATAGTCCGGAGTTGGAATCTCCCCCTATCGAGAGGGTTGAGTTGGAATCGATGCTTGTAATGAATATTGTCAAGCATTGCCGTGATTCCTTCCCAAATGTAGGCACCATAGGTaggttttttattgataGGCTTCATCGCAAAGTCAAATTATGTGTCGTTTATCGCGATTCTTGCAGGCTGAAAAAGTtctacctttttttctgcTGTTATGCGCTACTGTTTTGGCAAATTCGGTGATGTTCATAGCGAGTTCATGCTAATCCTTTGTAGGTCAACTTGTCGGTATTGACATTGACGGTGTTTTGCAAGTTAGTAGCAGCTTCGAATCCCCTGCTGTCCTTGAAAACGAGGAATCGGCTGTCAATAAGTCTGTTTCAGGAAGAGCTCGTCAAGCTCATACTGAAGCTACTTTGAACCGTATGCAATACTTGGGTGCTGTTACTGGTCACGTTGGTTGGTACCAAGGAACCTATGTTGGGGCTTTCCTTAACAGCTCTTTCTTCGTTGACACCCAATACGCCTATCAAAAAGAGAATCCTAACAGCGTTGCTCTCGTTTACGATTTGTCTCAGTCTTCCAATGGCTCTTTGGCTCTACGTGCATTCCAACTTACCCCGGAGTTTATGGCCGCTTACGAGGAAAAGACATGGACTGCTACTTCCTTAAACAACCACCATGTCTCACCTGCCAACATTGTGCATGAATTACCCGTTGCCATCCACAACTCACACTTGGCAACTTGTCTTCTCCACTCTCTTAGTGAGCCTTCTGAAACATCATCTTTGTTATCATCCGAGGCTGCTCTTGACTCCATGGAACGCGAATTGCCTTTGACTGAAACTTTCAGCAATTTTGACTTGAACCTTGGAGCTCGccacaaaaagaatattgAACACCTCTTGGAGTCTGTTGACGAATTCCACTATGAGCAAGGTAATGTTGGTTTCCACCAACGCCAACTTGCTAGAGAGCAAGCCAAGATTCAGCAATGGTTGACTAAGAGAAAGGCTGAAAACACCACCCGTGCCGCTGAAAACAGACCTCTCTTGCCTTTGGACGATTGGAAGCGCATCTTTAAACTCCCAGCTGAACCCCGTCTTCTCGATTCTTTGTTAATAAGTGCTCAAATTCGTATGTCACATGAAACCATTCCTCTTGTGCTTTTACTAATCATTGTATAGGTCAACACTGCTCTCAAGTTGATGAGCAAAGCTTGTCGTTTTTGTCTAAATTATCAGGCGCACGTAACGCTTATACCTCTTAGatgaattcaataaaagaaCGGTAGCTGTGATTATGTATTGACTTGGCTGAACGGAACTTTGGTAGTCGAATAATCCTTTTGACAGTAATTGCTAGAAAAACtgtttctttgcttttgggctaaaaaattattacCAAAGCAAGGTTAGTTGAGTAATATGGTAAAATGACAAATGTCAATTAATAATTGAAACACTCGATCGTTTGTGCTTAGCTGAATTGTATATAATATACATAGAAAGCGCTCGCTATAAACACAATGAAATGTAAATTCATTTGTATAGCATTAAACATCTGCTATAGCTTGATTCCATATCCTTCCGTATGATTTAAGGGCTTAGTATTTATTGCAAATTttagtttgtttttgttagTGGTGTTTATAATACACTTATAGGATTCTGTGTTTacttcctttgtttactttacCGGTTACGCATTGTCTTCCATACCACCGCACCCATCCGTAACAAGAAACCTATCCTCTCAACCAAGTGTTAAAGATGGAGAATCCAGAATTTGTTCCGCTAAATAACTATGTTGGTAAGAACTTCGATATCGATAATGAAGAACTAGTACTAAACCATGTAGGCTTCGATTCTATTACTTCCCAAATCAACCGCAAATTGGTCCGCCGTGGATTTCAATTCAATGTTATGGTAGTGGGTATGTTCTTTCCTAATTTTACTAATAAATTACTAAACGATTTTCATTAGGTCCTTCAGGAAGCGGAAAGAGTACACTCGTAAACACCTTGTTCTCTGCTCACTTGATGAACAGCAAAGGACGAGTTGATATTCAAACTCCTTATCGCCAAACTACTGAAATTAATGTTACGAGTCATGGTAGGTATTCCTGGCGCTTGAACCTCATATACACCCTTACGATTTTTGTGTGTTATAAGTTCGAGTGAAATCTTTCTTAAAGGGTCAAATTATAGATAAAATTCTAACATAATTAGCGGTACACGAGAATCGCGTCCAGTTACAATTAAATCTTATTGATACTCCCGGTTATGGCGATCAAATCAATAATGACAAATGGTAAGTGCATCGAGGAATTGTATTTGAAATCTAACATTTTATCAAGCTGGGAGCCTATTGTCAAATACATTCGTGACCAACATTCGTCCTACCTGCGACGTGAATTAAATTCTCATCGTGAAAAGCGCCTTCAAGACACCAGAGTTCATTGCTGTCTATTCTTTATTCGTCCCACAGGTCATTCCTTACGCCCTATTGATATTGCTGTGCTAAAACGCCTCACTGAACTCGTTAATGTCGTTCCTGTTATCGCCAAGTCCGACTCATTGACTCTTGAAGAGCGAGCTGCTTTCAAACAACAGATTCGAGAAGAGATTGCCAAACATGATATTAAATTGTACCCTTATGATAGTGATGAtattgatgatgaagagcTAAATCTTAATGCCGCCGTTCGCAATCTTATTCCCTTTGCTGTTGTCGGCTCAGAAAAGGATATTGTTGTCGACGGAAAACATATTCGTGGGAGACAGAACAGATGGGGTGTTGTTAATGTCGATGATGAAAACCATTGTGAATTTGTTTATCTTCGTAACTTTCTAATGCGCACTCATTTGCAAGACCTTATAGAAACCACCTCGGTATATCACTACGAGAGATTCCGTTCCAAGCAACTGAGCACCTTAAAGGAACAATCTTCTATGGCCTCTAGAATGGCAAGTCCTAGTCCCAGCTTCCCTGACCATTTCCATCCGTCTGCTACTATCGCAAACTAGGTTTCCTATCCGACTTTTCGTCAAGCATTAATACACAATAATATTTTAGTTTATTACTACCTAAGATTCAAGTTTACTCTTAagtaaagtaaacaaaagcttaTTCAAATTTCGTGTTCATTCAACTAAATTGTCAAAGAAACATCTAAGGGTATACAAATTCACTGTTCAGTAAATATCTAATGTACAATCTCACTATTGTAAACATTTTAATCAAAAGATTTGGTTACATTAAATGCAGATCCGTCAGATTCGGAGCATTCCAAAAAGCTGTTAAACAAAAGGCGGCTGTAATAGCTTTGGACTTGGAACAGCACCTCCGCTTGTTTGCTTGCACGAGGAAAGCAATTTTGTAATGACATAGCACACTGGTAAATAGAATGAGTGAGAGCAGAGTTAATACAATCTTTTTGGGCTAGGAGTTGAAGGGTTTCAAGTAAATCATTACTGTTTTTAGTTAGAGCATGACCAATGCAATCTAAAACTTGAAAGGTTACTGATGAAGAACTGGAGTATAAACGAACATGGTATTCATCCCTCCAAGAAATGATCCGCTCAAGATGAACATTTCCATGAACCAATGGTTGTGATAATATCCTAATTCCTTCACTAAAAAGAGTGTCTGAAATCAAAGCATTGCTTCGAACATTAAATGCTTCAGATATGCAGAGACCGTCAAACTCCCATATGTTTTGACGCGGTAGTAAAGCAAGAACTGTTTCACGGATTACCATTGCTAGCAACGTGTTCACGAAATTTGATCGAACAGTAGATAGACAGCTCAACCTCTTAAACGTATTATTAACAAAGCTAAAGTCGCAGTTTGGGATAGTTAAATAAGTCAGAGCTAAAAACGCATATGAAAGTAATGATTCAAAGGAGTTTGGGTTCGGAATTGGGGTACGTACAGCCTTTAAAATACAGCTATAAGCGTTAAAATTATCCAGACGCTTAGCTGCAGTAAATGCAAGTAACGAGTAATTCATACATGGAATAGATTCAGCTAATTGGGGTACAGTATTTGACCAAAAATGCAGAGCAGCCgcatcttcaaattcaaatacCCGAATAGATGgtataatataataaaaatagaaaggagAAACTTCCAAAGTCGGAGACGGCATGGTGAGTAAATTAGAGGGAATGGAACCAGAAGAGCGTAAAGATGATAAAGGATGGCTAGAACTCGTCACGGTCGAAGGAGTAGAATTTACAGTAGCATAGTTATACGGATTTGATGGTGTGGAAGACACAGGAGCTGGAGGATGTAATTGGTGGTTCAAATGAGGATAACCAGGCGGAAAAGAATTCGGATGTCCAGCCATTGGAAATAATGAGGGATGTTGTTTCATGGGTTGTGGAATAGAGGAAGTAAGACTTGGAGTTCCTGTCGGGCGATTCAATTCGTTGGGAAGAAAATCTTGATGAGATGTATTTAAACCGGCATCCGCATCTGTCGATGAACGAATGCCAGACGCAGTAGGTACAGCGTTCGTATTGAAGACAGGTGATGCTTGCTGTTGTGGCAACAAGGCAGCATTTATATTTACATTGACGGGAGATAAGCTCTCACCTGCTTGAGGAGCGGTCGAATGGTTTGGGTAGCCTTCACACTTACGATTTGATTTAGAACAGTTGGCGCAAAGTGGTTTCGTCTCATCACATTTTATCCTTCTCCGGCGGCAAGTTAAGCAACCAGTCTTCGTTCTTCGCTTAACAGGCTTGAGAGGCTGTTCTTGTTGCTGCTTAGCTAACAAAGGAATCGGAGAGGGATTGGAAAGGACGGGAGTCATTCGGTATCGTTTTACAGAAGCATCTGGGTATGCATCATAAGGTTTCATTATAAGAACATATACACTGGCCGTGATGAAACCCGAGAATAGTCGAGAGacttcaaacaaaaaaaaaagaaaaagagagatGGATCAAAATAAATCCCCAAAATACTCGACAAAAGATTGACGACGTTAACAGGCCGGAAATGGTAGCACAACTCAGcataaatattcaaaagcagccaaaaaataaaaaagttccAGCTTAaacataaagaaagaagaaaaaaatcaaatgaaatacagttcaaatgaagaaaaaaaaattcaaaattcaaaaagtagGGAACCTTTCAGTTAAcacgaaaaaaatagatGCCCTCTCAGTTCAAAGCCAAAACCAACGTTCACAATCAATAGAACCAACCCGCGAAACAGAATATTAAAAGTGATCAATAATAGCAATCAAACAACCAACAAGACAATGATATATGGGGCTATTGGGGACTACAATTGCAAAAGTTTCCAATTCAGCTGCAAGTATGTTTATAACTGAATTAATTAGTACAACCTGCAATTAATTAAACTATTAATGCACACGCTTTCCgtctattttttttctgtttagGTGGAACCTTTCGACGCAACTATGAACAACGTTCGACGTGGTATGAACTGTATAGTGGTggatgaatgaaaaaaaacaaaaacaaaaacaaaccaaaaaataacagaAATTTTTATTCAGTCAGTGTAAATATAATCACAATCTAATAtctaatttaaaaataatatcgtcaataataataaaaaaagaaaaaaagaagtatttgGGAAAAAATACCACCTACAGCGCTTTTCCCAGTGTTCTCAGTATGAATGATAAGcctaaataaaaacaatttaaaaaaaatatttgaaataCTCATTCAATAAGTAAATGACACACGAGAATCAAAATACTCACTCTGCTATAATAACTTTCAATGTTTACATATGAAGATTAAACACTATAGCTTCAAACCATCTCCAAATATACAAATTTCAAGCTACAACACGTAatcaaaagcaatgaaattcattaaaattaGTTCTTGACTACACTAGAAAGAAAT contains:
- the tif308 gene encoding translation initiation factor eIF3h (p40), whose product is MSETTSVNIPELESPPIERVELESMLVMNIVKHCRDSFPNVGTIGQLVGIDIDGVLQVSSSFESPAVLENEESAVNKSVSGRARQAHTEATLNRMQYLGAVTGHVGWYQGTYVGAFLNSSFFVDTQYAYQKENPNSVALVYDLSQSSNGSLALRAFQLTPEFMAAYEEKTWTATSLNNHHVSPANIVHELPVAIHNSHLATCLLHSLSEPSETSSLLSSEAALDSMERELPLTETFSNFDLNLGARHKKNIEHLLESVDEFHYEQGNVGFHQRQLAREQAKIQQWLTKRKAENTTRAAENRPLLPLDDWKRIFKLPAEPRLLDSLLISAQIRQHCSQVDEQSLSFLSKLSGARNAYTS
- the spn2 gene encoding mitotic and meiotic (sporulation) septin Spn2, whose translation is MENPEFVPLNNYVGFDSITSQINRKLVRRGFQFNVMVVGPSGSGKSTLVNTLFSAHLMNSKGRVDIQTPYRQTTEINVTSHAVHENRVQLQLNLIDTPGYGDQINNDKCWEPIVKYIRDQHSSYLRRELNSHREKRLQDTRVHCCLFFIRPTGHSLRPIDIAVLKRLTELVNVVPVIAKSDSLTLEERAAFKQQIREEIAKHDIKLYPYDSDDIDDEELNLNAAVRNLIPFAVVGSEKDIVVDGKHIRGRQNRWGVVNVDDENHCEFVYLRNFLMRTHLQDLIETTSVYHYERFRSKQLSTLKEQSSMASRMASPSPSFPDHFHPSATIAN
- the moc3 gene encoding DNA-binding transcription factor Moc3; translation: MKPYDAYPDASVKRYRMTPVLSNPSPIPLLAKQQQEQPLKPVKRRTKTGCLTCRRRRIKCDETKPLCANCSKSNRKCEGYPNHSTAPQAGESLSPVNVNINAALLPQQQASPVFNTNAVPTASGIRSSTDADAGLNTSHQDFLPNELNRPTGTPSLTSSIPQPMKQHPSLFPMAGHPNSFPPGYPHLNHQLHPPAPVSSTPSNPYNYATVNSTPSTVTSSSHPLSSLRSSGSIPSNLLTMPSPTLEVSPFYFYYIIPSIRVFEFEDAAALHFWSNTVPQLAESIPCMNYSLLAFTAAKRLDNFNAYSCILKAVRTPIPNPNSFESLLSYAFLALTYLTIPNCDFSFVNNTFKRLSCLSTVRSNFVNTLLAMVIRETVLALLPRQNIWEFDGLCISEAFNVRSNALISDTLFSEGIRILSQPLVHGNVHLERIISWRDEYHVRLYSSSSSVTFQVLDCIGHALTKNSNDLLETLQLLAQKDCINSALTHSIYQCAMSLQNCFPRASKQAEVLFQVQSYYSRLLFNSFLECSESDGSAFNVTKSFD